A region of Maridesulfovibrio sp. DNA encodes the following proteins:
- a CDS encoding DUF3987 domain-containing protein — protein sequence MVRRTPPEIIKLSDAAKHTVKDWYDNQVLSHWYQPELEQFESLAPKLRGAFFKICLIIHMLDCWSTGKSEMSPVNHESIQRTIVLMEWLQEQQRQVWTLLSAGNKFQEASAIERRVAKAIVKLSVSLEKSFLPTSKIVDFLNKDLPQAFHITSGTVGKTYKKLGLESSRTNKVRGAEISPEIIQALSKHFPPEKSVTSVTSVTDTVKSKEFQDDNRVTHKVTPIFNPSPSVTDKNVHKISNLQQE from the coding sequence TTGGTCCGGAGAACTCCCCCTGAAATAATAAAGCTATCCGATGCGGCCAAACACACAGTCAAAGACTGGTACGACAATCAGGTCTTGTCTCACTGGTATCAACCGGAGCTTGAACAATTCGAATCTCTTGCACCCAAATTACGTGGCGCATTCTTCAAAATCTGCCTGATTATTCACATGTTGGACTGCTGGAGCACTGGCAAATCTGAGATGAGCCCTGTTAATCATGAATCAATTCAGCGAACCATTGTTTTGATGGAATGGCTTCAGGAACAGCAAAGACAGGTCTGGACCTTACTTTCTGCCGGAAACAAATTTCAGGAAGCTTCAGCCATTGAACGGAGAGTTGCAAAGGCCATTGTTAAGCTTTCTGTAAGCCTAGAAAAATCATTTCTGCCTACTTCAAAAATCGTTGATTTTCTCAACAAAGATTTACCTCAAGCATTTCACATCACATCAGGTACAGTTGGCAAAACCTATAAGAAATTAGGTCTCGAATCGAGCCGCACAAATAAGGTAAGAGGGGCTGAGATATCGCCTGAAATTATCCAAGCTCTTTCTAAGCACTTCCCACCTGAAAAATCCGTCACAAGCGTCACAAGTGTCACTGACACAGTTAAAAGTAAGGAATTTCAAGATGATAACAGAGTGACACATAAGGTGACACCAATTTTCAACCCGTCACCAAGTGTCACCGATAAAAATGTACATAAAATCAGCAACCTACAACAGGAGTGA
- a CDS encoding response regulator — protein sequence MLNPQVLIVDDSKTIRSVISSELKKYSIDVTEAADGLQGLNYTRERHYDLVITDITMPGLDGYQLCTEIKKNPDTQSTPVIMLSSNERHEQIERGFEVGAAAYVTKNKARKDLLPYIREILNRAKLLRDKLVLVVDDSKYILNVVESGLTSAGFKVITARNGLEAFEMVSEVAPHLILSDINMPVMDGIKLCEKVQNHPGLSHIPFVIMSSGSDRRTMRELLHKGAAAFLVKPFNIDQLVITAEKLLSDHFQIILQQRELFKKERTLLMGSITSLIQALEARDSYTKGHSDTVSNLSVSIAKKLGLKESERERIAFAARLHDLGKIGIRDDILLKNGPLTDNEFAKIKEHPVLGADILSPIPSMEDIIPAVLHHHEKMNGTGYPHGLSGNKIPLWARIISTADVYDALTTDRPYKKAFTHQQTMEFIDNICPNELCPECVRAFQAVMQETTANCTS from the coding sequence ATGCTTAATCCTCAGGTTTTGATTGTCGACGACAGCAAAACTATCCGATCTGTCATAAGTTCGGAATTAAAGAAGTACTCAATTGACGTCACTGAGGCTGCTGACGGCCTTCAGGGGCTCAACTATACCCGTGAACGGCATTACGATCTTGTAATCACGGATATAACAATGCCCGGTCTTGACGGCTACCAGCTCTGCACAGAAATCAAAAAAAACCCGGACACGCAATCGACTCCTGTAATCATGCTTTCCAGCAACGAGAGACATGAACAAATCGAAAGAGGATTCGAAGTAGGAGCGGCTGCGTATGTTACCAAGAACAAAGCCCGGAAAGATTTACTGCCCTATATCAGAGAAATTCTGAATCGTGCCAAACTTCTTCGCGACAAACTTGTTCTAGTTGTGGATGACTCAAAATACATCCTAAACGTTGTGGAATCCGGCCTGACTTCAGCAGGATTTAAAGTCATCACAGCACGCAATGGATTAGAAGCATTTGAAATGGTCAGCGAAGTAGCTCCGCATCTGATTCTTTCCGACATAAATATGCCGGTTATGGATGGTATTAAACTGTGCGAGAAAGTGCAGAACCATCCCGGACTTTCACATATTCCTTTTGTAATCATGAGCTCCGGTTCAGACCGTAGAACCATGCGCGAACTGCTGCACAAAGGGGCTGCAGCGTTTTTAGTCAAGCCATTCAATATTGACCAGTTAGTGATTACTGCCGAAAAGCTGCTCAGTGACCATTTTCAGATTATTTTACAACAACGTGAGCTTTTTAAGAAAGAACGCACGTTGCTCATGGGCAGCATCACCAGTCTGATTCAGGCCCTTGAAGCAAGGGATTCTTACACCAAGGGACATTCAGATACGGTGTCTAATTTATCCGTCAGCATAGCCAAGAAGCTCGGTTTAAAGGAATCTGAAAGAGAACGTATCGCATTTGCTGCAAGACTGCATGATCTAGGTAAAATCGGCATTCGCGACGACATACTGCTTAAAAACGGACCTCTTACTGATAATGAATTTGCCAAAATCAAAGAACACCCTGTTCTGGGAGCTGATATCCTTAGCCCTATCCCGAGTATGGAAGATATCATCCCGGCTGTGCTTCATCATCACGAAAAGATGAACGGAACAGGCTATCCGCATGGTCTTTCCGGCAACAAGATTCCGCTCTGGGCACGTATCATTTCAACTGCGGATGTTTATGATGCCCTGACAACAGACCGACCTTACAAAAAAGCTTTTACTCATCAGCAAACGATGGAATTTATCGATAATATATGTCCCAATGAGTTATGCCCGGAATGCGTCAGGGCATTTCAGGCTGTCATGCAGGAAACGACAGCCAACTGCACTAGCTAA
- a CDS encoding helix-turn-helix transcriptional regulator, translated as MKSIYTPEYNDLISSLRLARKKADITQEELAKRLNKPQSFISKIESNERRIDIVEFIHICRAINASPTALLQEVGLL; from the coding sequence ATGAAATCAATCTACACGCCTGAATATAATGATCTTATATCTTCGCTTCGACTAGCCCGCAAAAAGGCCGATATTACACAAGAGGAGCTAGCCAAACGCCTTAACAAACCTCAGTCGTTCATCTCAAAGATCGAAAGCAATGAACGGCGTATAGATATTGTGGAGTTTATCCATATCTGTAGAGCCATTAACGCCAGCCCCACAGCCTTGCTGCAAGAAGTCGGGTTACTCTAG
- a CDS encoding DUF4198 domain-containing protein: MRKLFISTLACSMLLLFCGSAFAHFGMLIPGNSIITPAQKSTKIELSFSHPFEMAGMNLVKPKKFSVYHDGKETDLLPSLKKTKNIGHDAFNTEFKFKRPGMYTFFMEPVPYPEPAEDNYIIHYTKTIVSAFNEGENWNTPLGVKTEIVPLTRPWGNYAGNVFQGVVLLDGKPAPFTRVEVELYNKDAKFEAPYECMVTQEVLCDENGVFTFACPKAGWWGFAALNDADYKIKGKDVELGAVLWIEMIPYKSK, translated from the coding sequence ATGCGTAAACTGTTTATTTCAACTCTGGCCTGCTCAATGCTTCTTCTTTTTTGCGGTTCCGCATTTGCCCATTTCGGAATGCTGATCCCCGGAAACTCAATTATCACCCCGGCCCAAAAAAGTACAAAAATTGAGCTTTCTTTTTCACATCCTTTTGAAATGGCCGGTATGAATCTGGTTAAACCCAAAAAATTCAGCGTTTATCATGACGGCAAAGAGACCGACCTTCTGCCTTCTTTGAAAAAAACCAAAAACATTGGCCATGATGCCTTCAACACTGAATTCAAATTTAAAAGACCGGGCATGTATACCTTCTTCATGGAACCGGTTCCCTACCCGGAGCCTGCAGAAGACAATTACATTATTCACTATACCAAAACCATCGTCTCCGCCTTTAACGAAGGAGAAAACTGGAACACTCCCCTTGGTGTAAAAACAGAAATCGTCCCGCTGACCCGCCCCTGGGGCAACTATGCCGGTAACGTTTTTCAGGGAGTTGTTTTGCTGGACGGTAAGCCTGCACCCTTTACCCGCGTAGAGGTTGAACTTTACAACAAAGACGCAAAATTTGAAGCTCCTTATGAGTGCATGGTTACCCAAGAAGTTCTTTGCGATGAAAACGGAGTATTCACATTCGCCTGCCCCAAAGCCGGCTGGTGGGGATTTGCCGCACTGAATGATGCTGATTATAAAATAAAAGGAAAAGATGTTGAGCTTGGAGCAGTGCTCTGGATTGAAATGATTCCTTATAAAAGCAAATAA
- a CDS encoding plasmid mobilization protein, whose product MKNNEEKRTEFVNTRVTPSEKKILKLQAEAEDMSLGDYVREKLNRPRVRKTKAERQKVIHLARIGNNMNQIARWANTYKKNAEAAQVVLALLEIKEQLKCL is encoded by the coding sequence ATGAAGAATAATGAAGAGAAACGCACCGAGTTCGTGAACACACGTGTCACTCCATCGGAAAAGAAAATACTCAAGCTTCAGGCTGAAGCCGAAGACATGAGCCTAGGCGATTATGTGCGCGAAAAACTCAATCGCCCAAGAGTCAGGAAGACGAAAGCAGAAAGACAAAAAGTCATCCACTTGGCCCGCATCGGCAACAACATGAACCAAATAGCTCGCTGGGCAAATACTTATAAGAAAAATGCTGAAGCGGCACAGGTGGTCCTAGCTCTCCTCGAAATCAAGGAACAGCTCAAATGCTTATGA
- a CDS encoding DUF2628 domain-containing protein: protein MKFKNPSNGYVEEVSDNVGWIVLLFGPFYFAVKGVWTHCAASLIIAFCTGGISWLIYPFFAKSIMENHYLKNGWKWTNERGHSGYVREETEIVNVVATCSECGNEKNESSECFESSWCPFCKTKSANINFKCSECGYDLEKGAKYCKGCKKVLSAFSDEYVDMNEKNKVLSDSRECPYCFEVIKAKAIKCKHCGSEVEPI, encoded by the coding sequence ATGAAATTCAAAAATCCTTCAAATGGCTATGTTGAGGAAGTGTCTGATAATGTTGGCTGGATAGTGCTTTTGTTCGGTCCATTTTATTTCGCAGTCAAAGGTGTATGGACTCATTGCGCTGCTAGTTTAATTATTGCCTTTTGTACTGGCGGTATTTCATGGTTAATTTACCCTTTTTTTGCGAAATCAATAATGGAGAATCACTATCTAAAAAATGGGTGGAAGTGGACAAATGAGAGAGGTCATTCAGGGTATGTCCGGGAAGAGACTGAAATAGTAAATGTCGTTGCTACATGTTCTGAGTGTGGAAATGAAAAAAATGAAAGTTCAGAATGCTTTGAATCAAGTTGGTGTCCTTTCTGCAAAACGAAGTCAGCTAATATTAATTTTAAGTGTAGTGAATGTGGATACGATCTTGAAAAAGGGGCTAAGTACTGCAAGGGATGCAAAAAGGTATTGAGTGCATTTTCGGATGAGTATGTTGATATGAATGAAAAAAATAAAGTTCTGTCAGATAGTCGAGAATGCCCTTATTGTTTTGAAGTAATAAAAGCTAAGGCTATCAAATGTAAGCATTGTGGGTCCGAAGTAGAGCCTATATAG
- a CDS encoding phage integrase central domain-containing protein → MALTVKQIQAAKPKKKLYRLGDSNGLCLEITPSGTKLWRYRFRFNGKEKMMSLGSYPATSLKEARDKRDEQRKILERGINPSEYKKDQQAAASGENEFESIAREWHTKFKSTWTAGHAQTVIRRLELNCFPWIGKMVVSEIEPPDILKVLRRIESRGALETAHRVRSILGQVLRYAVATGRATRDATSDLKGALPPVKHKHMASITDPKQIGPLLNSIDEYEGRHITKCALQLAPLVFVRPGELRHGLWSEIDLEAAEWRIPAGKMKARRPHIVPLSRRALEILYELKPLSGDCEFLFPSVRSQAYPMSENTVNGALRRLGYSKEEITGHGFRSMASTNLNENGWKPDVIERQLAHVEGNSVRAAYNHADYLPERRKMMQWWADYLDALKNEEEIPEIN, encoded by the coding sequence ATGGCTCTTACCGTAAAGCAGATTCAAGCCGCAAAACCCAAAAAGAAATTATACCGCCTCGGAGATTCAAATGGGCTCTGTCTCGAAATCACACCCTCCGGCACAAAACTGTGGAGATACCGATTTCGTTTTAACGGCAAAGAAAAAATGATGTCTTTAGGCTCCTACCCTGCGACCAGTCTAAAAGAAGCCCGAGACAAGCGAGACGAGCAACGTAAAATTCTAGAACGTGGTATAAACCCCTCCGAATACAAAAAGGACCAACAAGCTGCGGCAAGTGGAGAAAATGAATTTGAATCAATCGCCCGCGAATGGCACACCAAATTCAAAAGTACTTGGACCGCTGGACACGCCCAAACAGTTATCAGACGTCTTGAACTGAACTGTTTCCCTTGGATCGGCAAAATGGTTGTCAGTGAGATTGAACCGCCGGATATCTTAAAAGTCCTCAGAAGAATTGAAAGCCGGGGTGCGCTTGAAACAGCCCACCGTGTACGCAGCATTCTCGGTCAGGTTTTACGTTATGCCGTAGCGACCGGCCGCGCGACTCGCGACGCTACTTCAGATCTTAAAGGTGCTCTTCCGCCAGTAAAGCACAAACACATGGCCTCAATCACTGACCCTAAACAAATCGGTCCCCTACTCAACAGTATTGATGAATATGAAGGCAGACACATAACCAAGTGCGCTTTGCAACTGGCTCCGTTAGTTTTCGTCCGCCCCGGAGAACTTAGACATGGTCTATGGAGTGAGATTGACCTCGAAGCAGCTGAATGGCGAATCCCTGCGGGCAAAATGAAAGCTCGCCGTCCACACATCGTGCCGCTATCCCGGCGAGCCTTAGAAATTTTATATGAACTTAAGCCCCTTAGCGGTGATTGTGAGTTTTTATTTCCAAGCGTACGCAGCCAAGCATACCCAATGAGTGAAAACACCGTTAATGGTGCCCTGCGCCGTCTCGGCTACAGCAAAGAAGAAATCACTGGTCACGGATTCCGCTCAATGGCGTCGACAAACTTAAACGAGAATGGTTGGAAACCAGATGTGATTGAGAGACAGCTAGCTCACGTTGAAGGTAACAGCGTACGAGCAGCATACAACCATGCCGATTATCTGCCAGAGCGACGTAAAATGATGCAATGGTGGGCTGATTATTTAGATGCTTTGAAGAATGAAGAAGAAATCCCAGAGATCAATTAA
- a CDS encoding site-specific integrase gives MGLFLCLQGHTYHYRKVIPAPLRPYLGKREIKKSLQTGNKLEARRKSLVLGEKVEKIIQYTRAIMAKSTLSDETKKKIITQYFQYLIEMNDKILDDDFNNYPLITETCEIFSADPTPLINLFRNHGEEMDLETAIESHNKRDFDRLITDVKMSAEYNGHRLNDKDFNGSFLNNLSVARIDAARFICDQREGKCPITPKKYLPKQQPQINEPDSPLLQEVVDAYVEDRTKTGRWNEKSKQENIACYKTFIEFAGQDIRCADINYKLMTRYRDALLMLPPNINKSRKYRDKSIHEILSMQIDVTMSPSTVNKKLNRMSSLFKFAVKIQSMQINPAEKLELKIETKDSDLREVYTNQELQQLFDSPQYVNDNFTYPYMFWAIPIALFTGMRQTEIAQLYLDDIKQEDDIWYFDINDSTYDKKIKTKNAKRKIPMHNFLSKELNLPAFAQRLRDSEQKRLFPDINRGRDGYGQRISRWYNGNSSNSLGYKIKCGIKPSNNEAKKDFHSFRHTLINHLKQKLVDSKLLHEFDGHSLGSMTLDRYGKAYEIKTVFEEIVCNISFDQDLNLKHLKKSKHVLGK, from the coding sequence ATGGGCCTTTTTTTATGCCTTCAGGGTCACACCTACCATTATAGAAAAGTTATACCCGCCCCTTTGCGCCCCTACCTTGGTAAACGTGAAATTAAAAAAAGCCTTCAAACTGGAAATAAGCTTGAAGCAAGGCGCAAGTCTTTGGTATTGGGTGAAAAAGTTGAAAAAATTATCCAATATACGAGGGCGATAATGGCGAAATCAACACTTTCAGATGAAACGAAAAAGAAAATCATAACCCAGTACTTTCAATATCTCATCGAAATGAATGACAAGATTCTTGATGACGATTTCAACAACTACCCTCTTATTACAGAGACTTGTGAAATATTTTCAGCTGACCCAACACCTCTAATTAATCTTTTCAGAAATCATGGCGAAGAGATGGATTTAGAAACAGCCATCGAAAGTCACAATAAAAGAGACTTTGACCGCCTTATTACAGATGTAAAGATGTCTGCTGAATATAATGGCCATCGTTTGAATGATAAAGATTTTAATGGAAGCTTTCTGAATAATCTTTCTGTAGCAAGAATTGATGCAGCTCGTTTTATTTGCGACCAGCGAGAAGGCAAATGTCCAATAACACCAAAAAAATATCTACCTAAGCAACAACCTCAAATAAATGAACCAGACTCACCCTTGCTGCAAGAAGTTGTAGATGCTTACGTCGAGGACCGTACCAAGACAGGCAGGTGGAATGAAAAATCAAAACAAGAGAACATTGCTTGCTATAAGACATTCATAGAGTTCGCAGGTCAAGACATTAGATGTGCAGACATAAACTATAAACTCATGACAAGATATAGAGATGCACTGTTAATGCTTCCGCCGAATATTAACAAGTCACGGAAGTATAGAGATAAATCAATACACGAAATTTTAAGCATGCAAATTGACGTAACAATGTCACCCAGCACTGTTAACAAAAAACTGAATAGAATGTCATCGCTATTCAAATTTGCTGTTAAAATTCAAAGTATGCAAATTAATCCAGCAGAAAAATTAGAACTGAAAATTGAAACAAAAGATTCTGACCTACGAGAAGTATATACCAATCAAGAGCTTCAACAACTTTTTGACTCACCGCAATACGTAAACGATAATTTCACATACCCTTATATGTTCTGGGCGATTCCTATTGCCCTATTTACAGGCATGCGCCAAACGGAAATAGCTCAGTTGTATCTTGATGACATCAAACAAGAAGATGATATTTGGTATTTTGATATTAATGACAGTACATATGATAAAAAAATAAAAACTAAGAATGCTAAGCGCAAAATCCCAATGCACAACTTCTTATCAAAAGAATTAAATCTACCAGCATTTGCCCAACGCTTACGAGATTCAGAACAGAAACGACTTTTTCCTGATATAAATCGAGGAAGAGACGGATATGGACAAAGGATAAGTCGTTGGTACAATGGCAACTCCAGCAACTCATTAGGATACAAAATAAAATGCGGAATCAAACCGTCTAACAATGAAGCGAAAAAAGACTTTCACAGTTTCCGGCACACACTAATCAACCACCTCAAGCAAAAACTTGTTGATTCCAAACTCTTACATGAGTTTGACGGGCATTCATTAGGTTCAATGACACTAGATAGATACGGCAAAGCCTACGAAATCAAAACCGTATTCGAAGAAATCGTCTGTAATATCAGCTTTGACCAAGACTTAAATTTGAAACACTTAAAGAAATCTAAACATGTACTTGGCAAATAA
- a CDS encoding AlpA family transcriptional regulator — protein MRTESNQTSYHLPNTGFVRLVDVLKVIPVSKTTWWKGIQTGRFPKPVKLTERTTAWRVCDIRRLIDELPNQSEA, from the coding sequence ATGAGAACCGAATCAAACCAGACTTCATACCACTTGCCTAATACGGGCTTTGTGAGACTTGTAGATGTCCTGAAGGTCATCCCGGTATCTAAAACAACGTGGTGGAAAGGTATCCAGACCGGCAGATTCCCGAAGCCGGTCAAACTCACTGAACGCACAACAGCATGGCGTGTTTGTGATATTCGCAGACTGATTGATGAACTCCCAAATCAGAGCGAAGCCTAA
- a CDS encoding IS481 family transposase: protein MSSFNQNIIKHKIGLLNLAEELGNVSRACKLMGFSRDTFYRYHSAKEEGGVEALFDKSRRKPNLKNRVDQAIEDAVVVYATDFPAHGQTRTSNELRKLGVFVSPSGVRSIWLRHNLHNFKLRLTALEKISAEQGVVLTEAQVQALEKKKDDDLACGEIETAHPGYLGSQDTFYVGTIKGVGRIYQQTFVDTYSKWAAAKLYTTKTPITAADMLNDKVLPFFAEKEMGILRMLTDRGTEYCGCVEKHDYELFLGVCGIEHTKAKARHPQTNGICERFHKTILDEFYRVTFRRKIYTSLEELQADLDIWIDEYNTQRSHQGKMCCGRTPLATMLDGKELWNDKVLSLN from the coding sequence ATGTCCAGTTTCAATCAAAACATCATAAAACACAAGATAGGTCTGCTGAATCTGGCGGAAGAACTCGGTAATGTTTCCAGAGCTTGCAAGCTGATGGGCTTTTCTCGGGACACCTTTTACCGGTATCATTCAGCCAAGGAAGAAGGCGGTGTGGAAGCACTTTTTGATAAGTCCCGTCGTAAACCGAACCTGAAGAATCGGGTAGATCAGGCAATCGAAGACGCAGTTGTTGTTTACGCAACTGACTTTCCTGCTCATGGACAAACAAGAACCAGTAATGAGCTAAGAAAGTTGGGCGTTTTTGTTTCGCCTTCAGGAGTTAGATCCATTTGGCTCCGGCACAATCTCCATAATTTCAAGCTCCGGTTGACTGCGCTGGAGAAGATTTCAGCAGAGCAAGGAGTTGTACTCACCGAGGCGCAGGTTCAGGCCCTTGAGAAGAAAAAGGATGATGATTTGGCCTGCGGTGAAATCGAAACAGCCCATCCTGGCTATCTGGGTAGTCAGGACACCTTCTATGTCGGCACAATCAAAGGCGTTGGGCGGATCTATCAGCAGACTTTTGTGGACACCTATTCCAAGTGGGCAGCCGCAAAGCTCTACACAACCAAAACGCCGATCACTGCAGCCGATATGCTCAACGACAAGGTCCTTCCTTTCTTCGCGGAGAAGGAGATGGGCATTTTGCGCATGTTGACCGATAGGGGAACCGAGTACTGCGGATGCGTTGAGAAACACGATTACGAGCTGTTTCTTGGCGTTTGCGGCATTGAGCACACAAAGGCTAAGGCACGTCATCCGCAAACAAATGGGATTTGCGAACGTTTCCACAAAACAATTCTGGATGAATTTTACAGGGTCACGTTCAGGCGCAAGATCTACACTTCACTGGAAGAATTGCAGGCTGATCTCGATATCTGGATTGATGAATACAACACACAACGATCTCATCAGGGAAAAATGTGTTGCGGTCGAACACCACTGGCAACTATGCTGGATGGAAAAGAACTCTGGAACGACAAGGTTCTGAGTTTAAACTAA
- a CDS encoding DUF3987 domain-containing protein has protein sequence MAFEGSNLLPSPTSFPQGVLPASVEDSLSVAASAFTVPFAVPAVTFLAVIGAAVGRTRGLEIKPSWITHPNLYWGLVARSGMGKSPCSNAILKPIHEQENAAFKEHKRELEAYELELSVLVPT, from the coding sequence ATGGCTTTTGAGGGGAGTAACTTGCTCCCCTCGCCAACCTCTTTCCCGCAAGGAGTTCTCCCGGCCAGTGTTGAAGACTCGCTATCCGTAGCAGCTTCAGCCTTTACGGTTCCTTTTGCCGTTCCTGCCGTAACCTTTCTTGCTGTGATCGGTGCAGCAGTCGGAAGAACCAGAGGCCTTGAAATTAAACCAAGCTGGATCACGCACCCGAATCTATATTGGGGACTGGTAGCGCGGTCGGGCATGGGTAAAAGTCCGTGCTCAAATGCCATATTAAAACCAATTCATGAGCAAGAGAATGCTGCATTTAAAGAGCATAAGCGAGAGTTAGAAGCATACGAGCTGGAATTAAGTGTATTAGTTCCGACTTGA
- a CDS encoding recombinase family protein has translation MSQRIGYIRVSSLLQNTERQLNEIELDKIFKDKVSGKDTNRPALTECLEYLRKGDSLHVHSIDRLARNLKDLQDIVESLSARGISVHFHKENLTFDGQVSSLQKLMFQMLGAFGEFERNLIRERQAEGIAIAKQAGKYKGRKKALSSSQVSEIQERMNAGEKVTHLANEYGVSRQTIYKNINA, from the coding sequence ATGAGCCAGAGAATAGGATACATTAGGGTAAGTTCCTTGCTTCAGAACACCGAAAGACAGCTTAACGAAATTGAGCTTGATAAAATATTCAAAGACAAGGTTTCAGGTAAGGATACAAACCGCCCTGCACTTACTGAATGCCTTGAATATTTGAGAAAAGGTGATTCGCTGCACGTCCATAGCATTGATAGACTGGCTCGCAACCTGAAGGACTTACAAGATATAGTCGAAAGCCTCTCAGCAAGGGGAATATCTGTTCATTTTCATAAAGAGAATCTAACCTTTGACGGGCAAGTATCCTCACTTCAAAAGCTTATGTTTCAGATGCTTGGAGCGTTTGGTGAATTCGAAAGGAACCTTATCAGAGAAAGGCAAGCAGAAGGAATTGCTATTGCCAAGCAAGCAGGGAAGTACAAGGGCCGTAAGAAAGCCTTAAGCTCTTCACAAGTATCAGAGATTCAGGAAAGAATGAATGCAGGGGAAAAAGTAACCCACTTAGCAAATGAATACGGTGTTTCCCGCCAGACGATATATAAAAACATCAACGCCTAG
- a CDS encoding DUF3987 domain-containing protein has product MNHYKLREWQSSFARAQRKNDTLPNKPIYPTWEQIYVEDSTTQAVGSILSNNPRGILWYRDELSGLLADLGRYDNKGSDGGDKARLLSAYDCGAWKVSRSTKDALHIPHACVSIFGTVQPDLLPSLFKHKDTVSGFLPRFLFIRCEQEAPPLWTSESFDGEPADHIHGFIHQALDLNFGPENSP; this is encoded by the coding sequence ATGAACCACTACAAATTAAGGGAATGGCAAAGCTCTTTTGCTCGCGCTCAGCGCAAAAACGACACGCTTCCAAATAAGCCCATCTACCCTACTTGGGAGCAGATTTACGTTGAGGACAGTACCACGCAAGCCGTGGGTTCAATTCTGTCCAATAATCCCCGTGGCATTCTCTGGTACCGTGATGAACTTTCCGGTCTGCTGGCCGATCTAGGCCGCTATGACAACAAAGGCAGTGACGGAGGCGACAAAGCCCGTCTGCTTTCCGCATACGATTGTGGCGCATGGAAAGTATCTCGCAGCACTAAGGACGCTCTTCATATACCTCACGCCTGCGTTTCTATCTTCGGGACAGTCCAGCCAGATCTACTTCCGTCACTCTTCAAGCACAAAGACACCGTCTCCGGCTTCTTGCCTCGCTTCCTGTTTATCCGCTGTGAGCAAGAAGCTCCGCCCCTATGGACATCCGAAAGCTTCGATGGAGAACCGGCTGACCATATCCATGGATTCATTCATCAGGCATTAGACTTGAATTTTGGTCCGGAGAACTCCCCCTGA